A stretch of DNA from Candidatus Bathyarchaeia archaeon:
TTGACGAGGGGTGTCTTAGTCTCCAAAGCTATAATTTCAGGCCGCCTGCTAACTACCCCTTTAAGCCATTGCTCATAGGTCTTCTCCTCAGCAATCCCATCATCCCAGACGACTTCATGGCCCTCCTGTCTAAGCAAAGTTGCCGCGTAAGCAGGTACCATCGGGTATATGTAAGTTGGCGCATTGAACCATTGAAACTGCCTGTTCTGAGCCAACAACGGTGTACCTCCACCTTTACTGATGGGTGGATACGATATAGCGACCTTCACTCTTCCATCACCAGCTCGCCGCCTGCCCCATCCAACTCTGAAGGCTATTCTCTAATTCTCCTAACTAGGAGACCTTTCAGAAAGGCTGCCCCATATGTTAAATGCGTCGATATCACCCCACTAAATACCAGTGGGAGCAACTTGAGGTTTCGAGTCTTCAAACCTTCGAACAAGCACATAGCAAGATAGACGGATGCCAGCGCAACGAATGCGACCCCCAGCACGAAATTCATTAGCGATAAGGGTATGCCTGAGACCAACCCTACCAGAAGCATTGAGGGTGCAAAGTAGAGGGGTCTACGGGAGGTCTCCGGGTACCTCTTAGCAAAGAAACCCCTATGCAGCCCATAAGACCAAATTTGTCTGAGATAAGGGAGGAAGAGTGGGCGTCTATGGTGGTATACCACTACGTCTGGGCTGTAGACTATTCTCATCCCCAGGCCCTTGGTGATTTGTAGGCACAGGTAGGTGTCCTCCCCTGGCCAGTAGTCCACATTGAAACCGCCAAGTCTCTCGAAGATCGCCTTGCGGATCATTAGGTTACATGTGGGGAGGTCATCGTCTACTGCCAACTTGGAGGGAGTGTATCTACATGCCAGCTTACCTGTGGCGATTCTGGATCCAAGTATAGCCCCAGTTGCCTTCTGCCTCAAATTGTCTTCCTCCGGGGTCAGCGAGGGCCCCCCGACTCCCGCGACTGTTCTGTCGCGGAAATATTTGAGTGCGTTAGTGAGCCAATACTTATCTGGGTAGGCATCTGAATCTATCATCGCGATTATCTCACCTGAGGCGAGTCTTATGCCAAGGTTCCTCTTCGCAGAGGGTCTCTTGTGACCGGTTGGCGCCACCCTGAACCGCGGATCTTCGAGTTCAAGGCTTGAAGCCGTGTCGGGTAGGATTAAAACCTCGAAGTTTTTGTAGTTCAATCTTGAACAACCAGCGATGCACTCAAGCTCATATACGCCGATAGTCTTGCATGGGATAATAATTGAGAAAGTAGGGTTACGTAAAGAGAACTCTTCAGTCATCACACTTCAACTCGAGTTCAAACTAATCGGCGCAGACAGTTTTCACGATAAGCTACATTGGTACGATCTCTTGACTCTGAGTCTGTATGCTATCCCGAGGAGGTCTGAGAACATGCGTAGTATGCTGCGGAAGCTGATGTCGCCAGTCAACTCCATCTTGACCGGGAGTTCTACAACTTGCATCCTTAATATGGCGGCGAGAGCGAGAACTTCGACATCAAAAGCGTACGCCCTAACCCTCTGCATCTTTAAGATAGCGTCGAGCGCCCTCCTACGAAAAGCCTTCAAGCCAGTTTGAGTATCGCTTACCTTCACGCCTACTAGCAACTTGGCCAAAAGGTGAAAGGCTCTGCTTAGAAACTTCCTCTTTAGAGGTGATTTGACCTTTGATTGTGGGTGCCTCTTGGAAGCTATAGCGATGTCCGCACCCTCTAAAGCCTTTAAATATGCTCCGATTTGTTCAGGGCTAATATTTCTGTCACCATCTAGTAGAATAATCTTCTCACCTGCCGCTTGGCTGAAACCGTATTTTAGGGCGTAACCCTTACCCATATTATGAGAGTAACCTACAACCTTGATGTGTTGGTGAGTTCGCGCGTAGTTTTGTATTTGCCGCCTAGTCTGGTCTACGCTCCCATCATCTACAACTACTATCTCGTAACTCTCACTTATCCCTCTCAATATACAGTCAACCTCCCAAACCGCTTGCGCGATATACTCCTCCTCATTGTAGGCTGGCATAATTACGGATACTTCACAATGTGATACTACACTTTGCGGGTGTTCAGTTATACTTAGCAATGCCTATAGAAACCCAGCTGGGTTTCTCGGCGAGTCGCTCTAAAAAGCGATATTCAGAAAGCCGATCGAGAGTCACTCTGAGTCGTTTACCGTCTATCCTTCCGATCATGTGCCTTGGATTTTATTTAAGTTCGATTAATGGGGCCCGAGGAGGATTTGGAGTCGAATATCCCCCAGCAGGCTTTAACGCTATTTGGCAGTGGTAGTAGCTAGGCCCCGGTTGTGTTTAAAGGCTCGGAGCTCCTTTATAATTGTGGCGAGTATATGGGGGGCTTTGGTTGGAACGAATAGTCCAAGTTGACATAGAGAGAGTTGCCTCTAAGGTTCCTCCAGATCTTGCGGGTATGAAGATTCTCGTAACTGGAGGCGCCGGTTTCTTGGGGAGCTGGCTCTGTGATCTGCTGGTGGAGGCACGCGCGGAGGTATGGTGCTTGGATAACTTGGCTACTGGA
This window harbors:
- a CDS encoding glycosyltransferase; this encodes MTEEFSLRNPTFSIIIPCKTIGVYELECIAGCSRLNYKNFEVLILPDTASSLELEDPRFRVAPTGHKRPSAKRNLGIRLASGEIIAMIDSDAYPDKYWLTNALKYFRDRTVAGVGGPSLTPEEDNLRQKATGAILGSRIATGKLACRYTPSKLAVDDDLPTCNLMIRKAIFERLGGFNVDYWPGEDTYLCLQITKGLGMRIVYSPDVVVYHHRRPLFLPYLRQIWSYGLHRGFFAKRYPETSRRPLYFAPSMLLVGLVSGIPLSLMNFVLGVAFVALASVYLAMCLFEGLKTRNLKLLPLVFSGVISTHLTYGAAFLKGLLVRRIRE
- a CDS encoding glycosyltransferase family 2 protein, with translation MLSITEHPQSVVSHCEVSVIMPAYNEEEYIAQAVWEVDCILRGISESYEIVVVDDGSVDQTRRQIQNYARTHQHIKVVGYSHNMGKGYALKYGFSQAAGEKIILLDGDRNISPEQIGAYLKALEGADIAIASKRHPQSKVKSPLKRKFLSRAFHLLAKLLVGVKVSDTQTGLKAFRRRALDAILKMQRVRAYAFDVEVLALAAILRMQVVELPVKMELTGDISFRSILRMFSDLLGIAYRLRVKRSYQCSLS